From the Methanosarcinales archaeon genome, one window contains:
- a CDS encoding NAD-binding protein, with the protein MGNSVAKELEERNVGLIFIEKDTSKAETLKEQGFDVEIGDISQPQTIKMLDIPNLEVAFILSSDGEANFQALTNLKKLKPDVYTVARAIDQANKERLEAAGIDSAILLNKATAHFMVQSVERAATLKKTKQLQKVIRELGDKELAIVLHNNPDPDAISGAMALKEIAKSVGVKSEILYHGRIGHQENKAFVNLLGIDMERMDQYNLSRFSKIALFECAIPGVNNLLHPGTKIDIVIDHHPVNVSEVKADYIDIQPNIGASATIMTIYLKELNLEISSELATALLYGIRVDTDEFKKNTTQEDIAAAAFLYPMVNHNILSQIETPSMSTETLDVMGHAIKNRQVIGSYLISNVGLVRDRDALPQAADYLLNLEGITTTIIFGLSEDTIHISGRSKDVRVNIGEVMREAFGEEYGGGHTTAAGGQIPLGVFSGTRDKQTLMKLAEEAVVKKLFTVMGVEEKEE; encoded by the coding sequence ATGGGAAATTCAGTTGCCAAAGAATTAGAAGAGCGTAATGTTGGCCTTATTTTTATTGAAAAAGATACCAGCAAAGCAGAAACATTGAAAGAGCAGGGTTTTGATGTGGAAATCGGCGATATCAGCCAACCTCAGACTATAAAAATGCTTGACATCCCCAATCTTGAAGTGGCATTCATTTTAAGTTCTGATGGTGAAGCAAATTTCCAGGCCTTGACTAATCTTAAGAAACTCAAACCTGATGTGTATACAGTTGCACGAGCTATTGATCAGGCAAATAAAGAGCGTCTTGAAGCAGCTGGGATCGACTCTGCAATATTGCTTAACAAGGCAACAGCTCATTTCATGGTCCAGTCTGTGGAAAGGGCCGCGACTCTGAAAAAGACAAAACAGCTCCAAAAAGTTATCAGGGAATTGGGCGATAAAGAATTAGCCATTGTATTACACAATAATCCTGACCCGGATGCAATCTCAGGAGCTATGGCATTAAAAGAGATAGCTAAAAGTGTTGGCGTTAAATCAGAAATATTATATCACGGAAGGATCGGACATCAGGAAAATAAAGCATTTGTCAATCTTCTGGGTATTGATATGGAACGAATGGACCAATACAATCTTTCAAGGTTTTCAAAGATTGCCCTTTTTGAATGTGCAATACCCGGAGTTAATAATCTACTGCATCCAGGTACAAAAATAGATATTGTGATCGACCACCACCCGGTAAATGTCTCAGAAGTAAAAGCCGATTATATTGATATCCAACCCAATATCGGGGCCAGTGCCACGATAATGACGATCTATTTAAAAGAATTGAATCTTGAGATAAGTAGTGAGCTGGCCACTGCATTATTATACGGTATCAGGGTTGACACTGATGAATTCAAGAAAAATACCACACAGGAAGATATAGCTGCTGCAGCGTTCTTGTATCCTATGGTAAACCATAATATCCTAAGCCAGATCGAGACACCATCCATGTCTACAGAGACCCTTGATGTGATGGGGCATGCGATCAAGAACAGGCAGGTAATCGGTAGCTATCTCATCTCTAATGTAGGCCTTGTCCGGGATAGGGATGCACTACCCCAGGCAGCAGATTATTTATTGAACCTGGAAGGTATTACCACAACCATTATATTCGGACTCTCAGAAGACACCATTCATATATCTGGCAGAAGTAAGGATGTCAGAGTAAATATTGGGGAGGTCATGCGTGAAGCATTTGGAGAGGAGTATGGTGGGGGACATACAACAGCTGCTGGTGGCCAGATACCTCTGGGGGTATTTAGCGGAACCAGGGATAAACAGACCTTAATGAAATTAGCTGAAGAAGCTGTGGTAAAAAAGCTATTTACCGTTATGGGTGTGGAAGAAAAGGAAGAATAG